The following are from one region of the Ignavibacteriota bacterium genome:
- a CDS encoding cytochrome c yields MTKPQIWVAAFLAAFILLFILQRVTKKEEAPSRDLSSQMNNQMTEENTTELNGAQLISNFGCTNCHGSDLAGTKMAPALKNLSQHWGKESLLNYLRNPNDFMDEARFKEYREKYPNQIMPPYGNKNIKDLGKIVDYLLQK; encoded by the coding sequence ATGACGAAACCACAGATATGGGTAGCAGCATTTTTAGCAGCGTTTATTTTACTTTTTATACTTCAGAGAGTAACGAAAAAAGAAGAAGCTCCATCACGTGATCTTTCTTCTCAAATGAATAATCAAATGACTGAAGAAAATACAACGGAGTTAAATGGAGCTCAGCTTATTTCAAATTTTGGCTGCACAAATTGTCACGGCAGTGATCTTGCTGGAACTAAAATGGCTCCAGCACTAAAAAATCTGTCTCAACATTGGGGAAAAGAATCTCTTCTTAATTATTTACGAAACCCAAATGATTTTATGGATGAAGCACGATTTAAAGAATACAGAGAAAAGTATCCAAACCAGATTATGCCTCCGTATGGAAATAAAAATATAAAAGATCTCGGAAAGATTGTTGATTATCTTTTACAGAAGTAG